From Rutidosis leptorrhynchoides isolate AG116_Rl617_1_P2 chromosome 3, CSIRO_AGI_Rlap_v1, whole genome shotgun sequence, a single genomic window includes:
- the LOC139897254 gene encoding beta-hexosaminidase 2-like yields the protein MSTNSYSTYFVLNILILLLATLLFNFIPLISAVDSPINIWPKPRSITWTAPQAIYISPSFTISSPSHLYLTPAVNRYLRHIQTAKYTPLITPSINITTSLTLQTLTLTISDLTSPLSHGVNESYTLNIPANSGNTTITAATVWGAMRGLESFSQLIWGNPATVAAGVEISDWPLFEHRGVLLDTSRNFYEVKDLMRLIGAMSANKLNVFHWHITDSQSFPLVLKMEPELAGKGSYGSGMEYSPEDVKRVVEFGLEHGVRIIPEIEMPGHTGSWAAAYPEIVTCANMFWYPAGALWADRLAAEPGTGQLNPLIPKTYDVIKNVVHEVTTMFPESFYHGGTDEIVPGCWKIDPTIQNYLANNGTLSQILEIFINNTYPYILEHNRTVVYWEDVILDAEIKVDPSMLPTETTIMQTWNGGPNNTKKLVSAGYRTIVTSADYYYLDCGHGVWTGNNSAYDQAPGFDQKNGGSWCGPFKTWQLIYNYDITYGLNETEAKLVIGGEVALWSEQADPNVLDSRIWPRASAMGESLWSGNRDETGMKRYAEATDRLNEWINRMVSRGVKSEPIQPLWCIRNPGMCNTQNPIY from the exons ATGAGTACTAACAGTTATTCTACCTATTTTGTtctaaacatattaatattattattagcaacgTTGTTGTTCAATTTCATTCCATTAATCTCGGCCGTTGATTCTCCGATAAACATATGGCCTAAACCGAGATCTATAACATGGACCGCACCACAGGCAATCTATATCTCCCCATCATTCACCATTTCATCCCCTTCACACCTTTACTTGACTCCCGCCGTAAACCGTTACCTCCGTCATATCCAAACGGCGAAATACACACCGTTAATCACTCCGTCAATTAACATAACCACCTCCTTAACATTACAAACGCTAACTCTAACAATCTCCGACCTCACATCACCACTCTCCCACGGCGTCAATGAATCCTACACTCTCAACATCCCGGCGAACTCCGGCAATACGACTATCACGGCCGCGACGGTGTGGGGAGCGATGAGAGGACTGGAGAGTTTTTCGCAGTTAATTTGGGGGAATCCGGCGACTGTAGCGGCCGGAGTTGAGATCTCCGACTGGCCGTTATTTGAACACCGGGGGGTATTGTTGGATACTTCTAGAAACTTCTATGAAGTTAAAGATTTAATGAGATTAATCGGTGCAATGAGTGCTAATAAATTGAATGTGTTTCATTGGCATATAACTGATTCGCAGTCATTTCCGTTGGTACTTAAAATGGAACCGGAGTTGGCGGGGAAAGGATCGTATGGGTCGGGTATGGAGTATTCGCCTGAGGATGTGAAACGGGTTGTGGAGTTCGGGTTGGAACATGGAGTGAGGATAATACCGGAAATAGAAATGCCAG GACACACCGGATCATGGGCAGCTGCTTACCCGGAGATCGTAACTTGTGCCAACATGTTTTGGTACCCTGCTGGGGCTCTATGGGCAGACCGGCTAGCTGCCGAGCCAGGGACGGGCCAGCTCAACCCTTTAATCCCAAAGACCTATGACGTAATCAAAAACGTTGTGCATGAAGTAACAACTATGTTTCCCGAATCATTTTATCATGGAGGAACCGATGAGATTGTTCCGGGTTGTTGGAAAATCGATCCAACGATCCAAAACTATCTTGCGAACAACGGGACTCTCAGTCAAATTCTCGAAATTTTCATCAACAATACTTACCCTTACATTTTGGAACATAACCGTACGGTAGTCTATTGGGAGGATGTTATTCTTGATGCCGAAATTAAAGTGGACCCGTCGATGCTTCCTACTGAAACCACAATTATGCAAACGTGGAATGGGGGCCCAAACAACACGAAAAAGTTAGTGTCAGCTGGCTATCGTACAATCGTGACATCAGCCGATTACTATTACTTAGATTGTGGGCATGGTGTTTGGACCGGGAATAATAGTGCTTATGATCAAGCACCGGGTTTTGACCAAAAAAATGGTGGATCTTGGTGTGGGCCGTTTAAGACGTGGCAGTTGATATATAATTACGATATAACATACGGGCTAAATGAGACTGAGGCGAaactagttataggtggtgaagtAGCTTTGTGGTCTGAGCAGGCGGACCCCAATGTCCTCGATTCACGAATTTGGCCTCGAGCTTCGGCTATGGGTGAGTCTTTGTGGTCCGGAAATCGGGATGAGACGGGTATGAAGAGGTATGCTGAAGCAACTGATAGGTTGAATGAGTGGATTAATAGAATGGTTAGCAGAGGGGTTAAGTCTGAACCGATTCAGCCACTTTGGTGCATTAGAAACCCTGGCATGTGTAATACACAGAACCCAATTTATTAA